From the Spartinivicinus poritis genome, the window TTAATGGAAATCTTAACTGCATTACATAATCGAGTCTCAAAGCCTAGATTAGTTGAGCCTGGGCCTTCAGACGAACAGTTAGCGGGTATTTTTCAGGCAGCTTTAAGAGCGCCTGATCACGCCATGCTAAAACCATGGCGTTTTTTAACGATAGCGGGGACAGGGCTAGAGAAGTTAGGGCAACTGTTTGCTGAAGCTGCGAAACAAGATCAGCCTGACTTAAGTCAAGAGGCGTTGAACAAATACTTAGGTATGCCATTGCGTGCACCCATGATTATTGTAGTGATTTGCAGCCCAAAGCCACACCTAAAAGTACCCGAAGTGGAACAAATCCTGTCAACTGGTGCAGCCACTCAAAATATGTTGCTGGCTTGTCATGGCATGGAACTGGGTGCTATGTGGCGAACAGGTGCGATGGCATATCATACTCATGTTAAAGCTGGACTGGGTATTGGCACAGATGAGTTGCTCGCGGGCTTTTTATATGTGGGTACACCACAAGGCTCAACTAAACGAATACCTGAATTAAATTTGACAGATTTTGTACAAAACTGGCCTTTAAACAAAAAATAATACAACAATAAGGATTATTTGATAGTCCTGCTTCTTGGTAATGATAGGGCTAGCTTTTTACACTTGATTGACTGTGGATATTATTCGTGCAAAGGACTGCTGTGAGTTAACCGACATAAAAATA encodes:
- a CDS encoding nitroreductase family protein, with amino-acid sequence MEILTALHNRVSKPRLVEPGPSDEQLAGIFQAALRAPDHAMLKPWRFLTIAGTGLEKLGQLFAEAAKQDQPDLSQEALNKYLGMPLRAPMIIVVICSPKPHLKVPEVEQILSTGAATQNMLLACHGMELGAMWRTGAMAYHTHVKAGLGIGTDELLAGFLYVGTPQGSTKRIPELNLTDFVQNWPLNKK